A window from Sus scrofa isolate TJ Tabasco breed Duroc chromosome 2, Sscrofa11.1, whole genome shotgun sequence encodes these proteins:
- the LOC100623017 gene encoding olfactory receptor 5B2-like, whose product MENDTEVTDFILLGLSDAPELQVPFFIMFVLIYLITLIGNLGMIMLILLDSHLHTPMYFFLSNLSLVDFGYSSAVTPKVMAELLRGDKVISYNACAAQMFFFTVFATAESYLLASMAYDRYAAVCKPLHYTTTMTASVCVCLAIGSYACGILNASVNVGDTFSLSFCRSNVVHHFFCDVPAVMVLSCSDKHIGELVLIYISSFHVFFALMVIFVSYLFIFISILKMQSSQGHQKALSTCASHLTAVSIFYGTVIFMYLQPSSSHSMDTDKIASVFYTMVIPMLNPVVYSLRNKEVKTAFKKIVEKAKLSLGLTL is encoded by the coding sequence ATGGAGAATGATACAGAAGTAACTGACTTCATCCTTCTGGGACTTTCAGATGCCCCAGAACTGCAGGTCCCATTCTTTATAATGTTTGTCCTCATCTACCTCATCACTCTAATTGGAAATCTGGGCATGATCATGTTGATTCTGTTGGACTCTCATCTTCACACtcctatgtactttttcctcagtAATCTCTCTCTAGTAGACTTTGGATACTCCTCAGCTGTCACGCCTAAAGTGATGGCTGAGCTCCTTAGAGGAGACAAAGTCATCTCTTACAATGCATGTGCTGCTCAGATGTtcttttttacagtctttgccacTGCGGAAAGTTACCTCTTGGCATcaatggcctatgaccgctatgcaGCAGTGTGCAAACCCCTGCACTATACCACCACCATGAcggcaagtgtgtgtgtgtgtcttgccaTAGGCTCTTATGCTTGTGGTATTCTGAACGCCTCTGTAAATGTTGGAGATACCTTCAGTCTCTCTTTCTGTAGGTCCAATGTGGTTCATCACTTTTTCTGTGATGTTCCAGCAGTCATGGTTCTTTCTTGCTCAGATAAACACATCGGTGAGTTGGTTCTTATTTATATTAGTagcttccatgtgttttttgCTCTCATGGTTATCTTTGTTTCCTACCTGTTCATATTTATCTCCATTTTGAAGATGCAATCATCTCAGGGACACCAAAAGGCTTTGTCCACCTGTGCTTCCCACCTCACTGCTGTCTCCATCTTCTATGGAACAGTCATCTTCATGTACTTACAGCCCAGCTCCAGCCATTCCATGGACACGGACAAAATAGCCTCTGTGTTCTATACTATGGTCATTCCAATGCTGAACCCTGTggtctacagcctgaggaacaaggaGGTCAAAACTGCATTCAAGAAGATAGTTGAAAAAGCAAAATTGTCTCTAGGGTTAACCCTTTAA
- the LOC106509346 gene encoding olfactory receptor 5B3-like has product MENYTEVTEFILLGLTNAPELQVPLFIMFTLIYLINVVGNLGMIVLILLDPRLHIPMYFFLSHLSLVDFCYSTAVTPKVMAGFLIGDKVISYNACAAQMFFFVALGTVENFLLASMAYDRFAAVCKPLHYTTTMMTGVCAWLAIGSYVYGFLNASIHVRDTFSLSFCRSNLVHHFFCDIPAVMALSCSDRHISELILVVVASFNIFFALLVILVSYLFIFITTLKMHSIEGYLKALSTCASHLTAVSIFYGTVIFMYLQASPSHSTDTDKIASVFYGMVIPTLNPLVYSLRNKEVKNAFKKVVEKAKLSIGFTF; this is encoded by the coding sequence ATGGAGAACTATACAGAAGTGACTGAATTTATCCTGCTAGGACTCACCAATGCCCCAGAACTGCAGGTTCCACTCTTTATCATGTTTACTCTCATTTACCTCATCAATGTGGTTGGAAACCTGGGGATGATCGTTTTGATTCTCCTGGACCCTCGTCTCCATAttcccatgtactttttccttagTCATCTGTCTTTGGTGGACTTTTGTTACTCTACAGCTGTCACTCCCAAGGTGATGGCTGGGTTCCTTATAGGGGATAAGGTTATCTCCTACAATGCATGTGCTGCTCAGATGTTCTTTTTTGTAGCCCTGGGCACtgtagaaaattttcttttggcaTCAATGGCTTATGATCGCTTTGCAGCAGTGTGCAAACCCCTCCATTATACCACCACAATGATGACAGGTGTGTGTGCATGGCTGGCCATAGGCTCCTATGTTTATGGTTTTCTGAATGCCTCCATCCATGTTAGGGATACTTTCAGTCTCTCTTTCTGTAGGTCCAATCTAGTACATCACTTTTTCTGTGACATTCCAGCTGTCATGGCCCTCTCTTGCTCTGATAGACATATTAGTGAGCTGATTCTTGTTGTTGTGGCAAGCTTCAATATCTTCTTTGCTCTCCTGGTTATCTTGGTTTCCTACCTGTTCATATTTATCACCACCCTGAAGATGCACTCAATAGAGGGATACCTTAAGGCTTTGTCAACCTGTGCTTCCCACCTCACTGCTGTCTCCATCTTCTACGGAACAGTTATCTTCATGTACTTACAGGCCAGTCCCAGCCATTCCACAGACACAGACAAAATTGCATCTGTATTCTATGGCATGGTCATCCCCACGCTAAACCCCCTGGTCTATAGTTTAAGGAACAAAGAGGTCAAAAATGCATTCAAGAAGGTAGTTGAGAAGGCAAAATTGTCTATTGGcttcaccttttaa